GATTTCTTTACTTTACTGTTTCATACAATATTAAATGGATTCCTCTCCTATATTGACTGGATTTCTTTACTTTACTGTTTCATACAATATTAAATGGATTCCTCTCCTATATTGACTGGATTTCTTTACTTTACTGTTTCATACAATATTAAATGGGTTCCTCTCCTATATTGACtgaatttatttactttactgttttatacaatattaaatggATTCCTCTCTTATACTGGctggatttattttttattctgatgCGATTATCTTCTTATTTTTTCCTCCTACGTGGATAACAtctttttctaacattataagaatcataactgaaaataaaataattttctctctGTTCTGTTTAAaggaattaatataaaatttcttaCGTTTACATTTTTTCCAAGTTTAAAGACTCAATCCCACGTTCTAAAGGTATTAAATAATGCTCTCCTTTCTAAATTTAGGATCTCTCCTTCTTTACTACACGGCCCCCAGTAGGCcaacggtaagtttacgtacCTGCAGTAACAAGATTTGGGATTCGATTCCTTGTGGTGGACCTACCACTGCTAGACTATTGAATAGCTTTGCACTtcgaaaataacaaaaacataaaactaacagAACAATGAACTGGCACGTGGCTCAGAATCTATGTGTTCCAAGTTTAAACCCTttcactaaacatactcgccttttcagttataatatgactgtcaaacCAAGTATCCTTTGGTAAAAGAACTAACGGTCGGTGTTGTTGACtgtctgtctttcctctagtctatcgcatcaaaattacagacggctagaaCAGACAGCCTTCAAGTAGCATTTCGTGAAATTAAATAGGAAACTTTCCTGCACGTGAGAAgactatttttgaaattattatattttcgttGTCATAGATACTGATAACAAGATCACAGTATATtgtcatatttttcatttacCAACAGTGCAGTGACAGACATTGTTAATTGGTTACTCAACAGTGACGTATACAATACATTGTATGGTAGATATCACGTGATTTATACAAGTTCATGAAATGTCTATTTCAAATCTACGTAACACAGCTCTCGATTATTAACTAAATAACCCAATCAAAATGCGGCCATGTTTAGATAGCTCTCGATCATTAACTAAATAACCCAATCAAAATGCGGCCATGTTTAGATACATTTCATTCGTAATATTCCTGCATCAATTCCCTACATCTTTGATAGCTGAGTTTAGCAGTAGGTTGTTTATTTGAAGCgaaccttttattttttaacatcaaaacaaacatgttatatAAGGTACATCCTACCTTGTTCTGTTCACAAAATGTGAAATGTTGGTCATTCTTCAGGTTTTCTCAGTACCGACGACGACGAAGCTCCTGGAAATAATGGACTTAAAGATCAATTTCTAGCCTTAAAATGGGTGAAAGAAAATGTCGCGAAGTTCGGAGGAGACCCTCACAAGGTCACCATCTATGGTCATGATGCTGGAGCAGCCTCGGTCTCGTTTCACATGGTCTCAGGATTAACAAAAGGTGGGAACGTTTATCTGGAAAccagaaacaaaaatacattatttgaaatgtattcagtTTTTTAGTTTAAGATATAATACGTATCAATGGTATGTTAGAGACATTGGATACCCCACGAACAGTTTGTGccgtttatataataaaatgttatatactaATATCACTAAACTGTTCGGCCTGTGTCGTAATTATTTGTAGAATGTTAGAATTCAAGAAGAAACGATATTAATTAACacgtaattaaaattaataataactaacAACGAAATTAACTTTGAAAATTATCAATTTTCCTATTACGTGGTCAAGTAATTAGAGTACCTGGATTGTGAATTTAATGACACATGGTTGGTGTCTCGTTGACACAAAATTAGCTCTCCACTTTGGAATCAAAGAGGGGTATAAGAGTGACAGTCCAATCCAAATTTTGAGACCAGAGTAGTTCTAGAGTAGAGTAGTTGGCGAGGActgttgactagtttccttctcttTCGTCTAtctggccaagtggttaagacactcgactcgtaatctgaggaccacgggttcgaatccccgtcacaccaaacatactagccctttcagcagtattaacgttataatgtgatggtcaatcccactattcgttggtaaaagagtagtccaagagttggcggtgggtagtgatgactacctgccttctctctagtcttacactgcaaattagagacggccagcacagatagccctagtgtagctttgcacgaaattcaaaccaaaccaaattctaGTCTATTAGCATTAGATCAGTTATCCTTTTCGTGAAAATCCGAAACATCTTTCGTACTACGTGAAATGTTACAAtagtaaatacaatgtaatacaatagtaaatacaatgtaataCACATATACAATATACACATTAACACAATGCACACAGTGAggtgtttgtgatttatattctatttattttatgcACTATTGATCACAACTTAAGTAATCGCCTTCAAGCATTCtattattacttcaaaataatagatttaaataaactatgtatatacatatgaatgTATCTGACAAATAATTACACTTCTCAAATTGTATAGTACTGTAATAATGATGTGTAGACATAGCTGAATAATTACAGTGAAGTCGTTGTTCAATCATATTAGATCATCATGAgaatgacatattttatttattgcttgtTCAAGTTTTCTCACTTCTCATTTCGATTTGATCGAAAACGTCaacttgttaattaattttattcattaattattattaatgtttagtgtttattaattttttaaaattagttagaaatcaaatatttgtagAAGTAGAGATAATAAATATAACGTTCCTCACTTGTTCAGGATTACATGTTAGCATAATTAATTCATAAGTATAATATTTCTTACTTCTTTAGGATTAAGTATTAGCATAATTCATtcataagtataatattttttacttgtttaggATTACATATTAGCATAATTCATTCATAAGTATAATATTTCTTACTTCTTTACGATTAAATATTAGTGAGCCTGatatggccaggtgtgttaagtcgttcgactcgtaatctgagggtcgcgggttcgaatctctgttgcaCCAAACgcgctcgccctttccgccgtgggggcgttataatggtacggtcaatcccactattcgttgttaaaagagtagcccaagagttgacggtgggtgataataactagcttcctttcttctagtcttacactgttgaattagggacggctagcgcagatagtcctcgtgtaactttgcgcgaaattcaataacaaacaaacatatataagtGTAATTACTTCACCGTTCTGtacagtattttttctttatccttaattttgtttcaatagGCTATTTTCACCGAGCTATAACATCGAGTGGATCAGGGTTCGCACCTTGGGCATTGATTAACGGTTCTCGAGAGTATGCAGTGAAGATAGCTCGTTATTTTCAATGTCCAGTGAATAATAATCGACTCATGGTGGATTGTTTACAGGACAAGACAGCTGAGCAGCTGGTAACAAGTCAACTTCAGATCCAGAATGTAaggaaagtttatttttcatacataatTGGTAATAAATTCTAATTATAAG
This sequence is a window from Tachypleus tridentatus isolate NWPU-2018 chromosome 5, ASM421037v1, whole genome shotgun sequence. Protein-coding genes within it:
- the LOC143251256 gene encoding esterase FE4-like; translated protein: MVLVVVNYRLGILGFLSTDDDEAPGNNGLKDQFLALKWVKENVAKFGGDPHKVTIYGHDAGAASVSFHMVSGLTKGYFHRAITSSGSGFAPWALINGSREYAVKIARYFQCPVNNNRLMVDCLQDKTAEQLVTSQLQIQNVTFLPTIETNADQAFLIHHPKQAYEQDRVHQVPLISSVTGNEGSLKYYKHPVEMNYSD